CTGGTTAAGCCAGGCACGCTCCATGGGGTTCTGTTCATCAATGATCGCGACACTGACGGCATAGATTTCACGCCGTGCCTGTGGTGAATCGGCACTGCGCGCCAGCGCATCGGCATCCAGCGGCGCATCAAACTGCTGCTGAATCCAGACATGCAGCTCGTCATCCGGCCCCAGGCTTTCAATCTTGCTGGTCAACAAGGCCCGCTCGGCTGCATCAACATGACCGTCTGCACGCGCCGCCATGATCATCGCCTGCAAAATCTCCAGCCCTCGCCGTTCCTGATCCGGCCCCTGCAGCTGCTCAAGCGGCTGCCCTTCCGGCTGGTTGCCGGCTGAAGGACTCGCTGCTGCCGATGCTGGAGACTGGGACTGATAGTTCT
This DNA window, taken from Marinobacterium iners, encodes the following:
- a CDS encoding tellurite resistance TerB family protein — protein: MNAMSILKQLMNQASGGQGGSTGGGDVNRMVSQLASQFKGGSGGSGAGGIDMKSLLGGGALGLLVGSKRGRKMGGKALKYGALAGVGVLAWKAYQNYQSQSPASAAASPSAGNQPEGQPLEQLQGPDQERRGLEILQAMIMAARADGHVDAAERALLTSKIESLGPDDELHVWIQQQFDAPLDADALARSADSPQARREIYAVSVAIIDEQNPMERAWLNQLATALQLEPALAAELERQVLNTVNES